A window of Flavobacterium flavigenum contains these coding sequences:
- a CDS encoding phage tail protein — protein MSYEPFIGEIKIFGFNFFPVGHQTCQGQIMSISQNTALFALLGTIYGGNGQNTFALPDLRGRVPIGQGQGGGLPNYIIGEAAGTPTATLVLSNLPQHIHTLSNVNVKIKASSENGDESVPEGNFPATTTTPTYSGNGATPNVFTGGTIVSGSTDVTGSNIPFSIMNPYLTINYCIATEGIFPSRN, from the coding sequence ATGTCTTACGAACCATTTATCGGAGAAATAAAAATATTTGGATTTAATTTTTTCCCTGTAGGTCATCAAACATGTCAGGGACAAATTATGAGTATTTCCCAAAACACTGCATTATTTGCACTCCTTGGAACAATTTATGGAGGAAACGGTCAGAATACATTTGCACTACCTGACTTACGAGGACGTGTTCCTATTGGTCAGGGACAAGGTGGCGGCCTTCCAAATTATATAATTGGGGAAGCAGCAGGTACGCCTACTGCTACTTTAGTTTTATCAAATTTACCACAACATATCCATACATTAAGTAATGTTAATGTAAAAATAAAAGCTTCATCAGAAAACGGTGATGAAAGTGTGCCAGAAGGCAATTTTCCTGCAACGACAACGACACCGACTTATTCTGGTAATGGAGCAACCCCAAATGTTTTTACAGGAGGAACAATAGTTAGTGGTTCAACAGATGTAACGGGGTCTAATATTCCTTTTAGTATAATGAATCCTTATCTGACTATTAACTATTGCATCGCAACAGAAGGAATTTTTCCAAGCAGAAATTAA
- a CDS encoding phage tail protein, with the protein MSTEPFIGEIKIFGFNFAPRGYATCQGQLLSIAQNSALFSLLGTYYGGNGQTTFALPDLQGRVPIGQGQGPGLPLYDIGQKAGTPTVTLLTSNIPAHVHTLNAAVVKLQASSGNADESVPEGNFPATTTTPCYSGNGATPNVFTGGTTVSGTTDITGGNIPISIMSPYLVINYSIALQGIFPSRN; encoded by the coding sequence ATGTCAACAGAACCATTTATCGGAGAAATTAAAATTTTCGGATTCAACTTTGCACCTCGAGGTTATGCAACCTGTCAAGGTCAACTATTATCAATTGCTCAAAACTCTGCTCTTTTTTCTTTACTCGGAACTTATTATGGCGGAAACGGGCAAACCACATTCGCTTTGCCTGATTTACAAGGGCGTGTACCTATTGGACAAGGACAGGGACCTGGTCTTCCTTTGTATGATATTGGCCAAAAAGCAGGTACACCTACTGTCACATTATTAACATCTAATATTCCTGCACATGTTCACACATTAAATGCAGCTGTAGTTAAACTACAAGCCTCTTCAGGCAATGCTGACGAATCTGTACCAGAAGGTAATTTCCCTGCAACGACCACAACTCCTTGTTATTCTGGTAATGGAGCTACTCCAAATGTTTTTACAGGAGGTACAACTGTTTCCGGAACTACAGATATTACAGGAGGAAATATCCCCATATCAATTATGAGCCCTTATCTAGTTATAAATTATTCAATAGCTCTTCAAGGAATTTTTCCAAGTAGAAATTAA
- the dnaB gene encoding replicative DNA helicase: MENFKNINPVKVDKTTIINLEKGKLPPQALDLEEAVLGAMMIDKKGVDDVIDILQPDAFYKDAHKYIFEAIIQLFTETQPIDLLTVSSQLKKNGKLELAGGDFYLIQLTQKIASSAHIEFHSRIILQKFIQRSLIRISSEIIEASYDETTDVFDLLDQAESKLYEVTQGNIKRSSETAQSLVLQAKKKIEEISKKEGLSGVETGFTNLDKLTSGWQPSDLIIIAARPAMGKTAFVLSMARNIAIQYGHGVALFSLEMASVQLITRLISSETGLSSEKLRTGKLEPHEWTMLSTKVKDLEKAPLFIDDTPSLSIFDLRAKCRRLASQHGIKIIIIDYLQLMTAGGNNKGGGNREQEISTISRNLKALAKELNVPVIALSQLSRAVETRGSSKRPLLSDLRESGAIEQDADIVSFLYRPEYYKIDEWDDDEASPTAGQAEIMIAKHRNGGIENIRLKFLGHLGKFDNLDDFSGSYDDLPSKMNHDDNQYITKNLPSANEAFGSNLNEDDDDSDVPF; the protein is encoded by the coding sequence ATGGAAAATTTCAAAAATATAAACCCTGTAAAGGTAGATAAAACCACCATAATTAATTTAGAAAAAGGAAAACTACCACCACAAGCGCTTGATTTAGAGGAGGCTGTCCTTGGCGCAATGATGATTGATAAAAAAGGGGTAGATGATGTAATTGATATTTTACAGCCTGATGCATTTTATAAAGACGCACATAAATATATTTTTGAAGCTATTATTCAGCTTTTCACAGAAACGCAGCCTATTGACCTGCTTACCGTTTCCAGCCAATTAAAAAAGAATGGAAAATTAGAGTTAGCCGGAGGTGACTTTTATTTGATTCAGCTGACACAAAAAATTGCTTCTTCTGCACATATCGAATTTCACTCCCGTATCATTCTTCAGAAGTTTATTCAACGAAGTTTAATTCGTATTTCATCTGAAATTATCGAAGCATCGTATGATGAAACTACAGACGTTTTTGATTTATTAGACCAGGCCGAATCAAAACTATATGAAGTAACTCAGGGAAATATCAAACGTAGTTCTGAAACAGCACAGAGTTTAGTTTTACAAGCTAAAAAGAAAATTGAAGAGATTTCTAAAAAGGAGGGATTAAGTGGTGTTGAAACTGGTTTTACGAATTTAGATAAGCTGACTTCAGGATGGCAGCCTAGTGATTTAATTATCATTGCGGCCAGACCAGCAATGGGAAAAACAGCATTTGTACTTTCTATGGCCAGAAATATTGCGATACAATACGGACACGGGGTAGCTTTGTTCTCTCTTGAGATGGCATCAGTTCAGTTGATTACCAGGTTGATTTCTTCTGAAACAGGATTGTCATCAGAGAAATTGCGTACTGGAAAACTGGAACCTCATGAGTGGACCATGTTGAGTACCAAAGTAAAAGATTTAGAAAAAGCGCCTTTGTTCATAGATGATACCCCATCGCTTTCTATTTTTGATTTAAGAGCAAAATGCCGTCGTTTAGCTTCGCAACACGGTATTAAAATCATTATTATCGATTATTTGCAGTTGATGACTGCTGGAGGAAATAATAAAGGAGGAGGAAATCGTGAGCAGGAAATTTCTACAATTTCCCGAAACTTAAAAGCTTTAGCAAAAGAACTTAATGTACCTGTAATTGCACTTTCTCAGCTATCGCGTGCTGTAGAAACGCGTGGATCAAGTAAACGACCTTTGTTATCGGATCTTCGTGAATCTGGAGCTATTGAGCAGGATGCCGATATTGTTTCGTTTTTATATCGACCAGAATATTACAAAATTGATGAATGGGATGATGATGAAGCATCGCCAACAGCTGGCCAGGCAGAAATTATGATCGCTAAGCACCGTAATGGAGGTATTGAAAACATTCGATTAAAATTTTTAGGACATCTTGGTAAATTTGATAACCTGGATGATTTTTCAGGGAGTTACGATGATCTGCCATCAAAAATGAATCATGATGATAATCAGTATATCACTAAAAATCTGCCGTCTGCAAATGAAGCTTTTGGAAGTAATCTGAATGAAGATGATGATGATAGTGATGTGCCGTTTTAA
- a CDS encoding methionyl-tRNA formyltransferase, whose product MEAQKRILVLCGGKFAFKALQLLAYEKFICAIGIGKGNQTIIDALEKESEENNFGFKSFPNKHSISEMKNWLDSIKPDYIFSISFPFLLTKNILSYGQNKFINFHPGPLPQYRGPMPIFEVLKNQETETAICAHFMNNKFDEGNIIFNDPITIETGDTYGKLTVKLSEHMARVTMNMANMLQFANDIPNEPQNETQSHYYEKPVLSDTYINWKRMTAHEIISLINACNPWNNGADATIMGEQIKIISAYLLNEPHENQPGTIVSFTDTLNIACEDNKQIAIEILRTDHGIITASQFMTLNPLMTGILN is encoded by the coding sequence ATGGAAGCGCAAAAAAGAATATTGGTACTATGTGGCGGTAAATTTGCTTTTAAAGCCCTCCAATTATTAGCATATGAAAAATTTATATGTGCTATAGGTATTGGCAAAGGAAACCAAACAATTATAGATGCTCTCGAAAAAGAATCAGAAGAAAATAATTTTGGTTTTAAATCTTTCCCTAATAAGCATAGTATTTCTGAAATGAAAAACTGGCTTGACAGTATAAAACCTGACTACATCTTTTCTATTTCATTTCCATTTTTGCTTACAAAAAACATTTTATCCTACGGGCAAAATAAATTTATCAATTTTCATCCGGGTCCTTTACCACAATATCGTGGACCTATGCCAATTTTCGAGGTCCTTAAAAACCAGGAAACAGAGACTGCTATTTGTGCCCATTTTATGAATAATAAATTTGATGAAGGAAATATCATCTTTAATGATCCTATTACCATTGAAACAGGTGATACTTATGGAAAACTAACCGTAAAATTAAGTGAGCATATGGCTAGAGTTACAATGAATATGGCAAATATGCTACAATTTGCTAATGATATTCCCAACGAGCCACAAAATGAAACACAGTCGCATTATTATGAAAAACCGGTTTTGTCAGATACTTATATTAATTGGAAACGAATGACAGCACATGAAATAATTTCATTGATAAATGCCTGCAATCCCTGGAATAATGGTGCAGATGCAACAATTATGGGAGAACAGATTAAAATAATTTCTGCTTATTTATTAAATGAACCTCATGAAAATCAGCCAGGAACAATAGTTTCTTTTACTGATACTTTGAATATAGCTTGTGAAGACAACAAACAAATTGCGATTGAAATACTTAGAACAGATCATGGTATAATAACAGCTTCACAATTCATGACACTAAACCCTCTCATGACAGGAATTCTTAATTAA
- a CDS encoding ABC transporter substrate-binding protein — protein sequence MQTIGILLARSTYYQTISFDLYEGLRSGLEQLGRNDIRIITENIGFGADKQQCYRSAEKLLLEENASVVIAYIGHRMAQLLRPLFLAANKILIVLDAGANLPHEWPACPNIFYHSLHNALGASLAAKKAINDGYKSAGMITGYYDGGYLHTYSISKSFEENGGKIFFNHATGYKTEDFTIEPLKYHLKQFPDCALLSLFSGDYVQWYFEGIKKSFTEQNLPVYLPPFGFEEMTLADAEYPGDNIKGIAAWSKNIKSEENKIFTDAITSAGRTPNLFSLLSWESAVIAVKISDLIQERNTIQKIAAELHSFTFESPRGRIYFDSKTNTSISPLYNAVLISNDKGKCEIKLESAANDIFEHFEKLTNQDLNNSTSAWYNSYACI from the coding sequence ATGCAAACAATAGGAATTTTATTAGCCAGATCAACTTATTATCAAACTATTAGTTTTGATCTTTATGAAGGATTGCGCTCAGGTTTGGAACAATTAGGAAGAAATGACATTCGGATCATTACTGAAAACATAGGTTTTGGTGCAGACAAACAACAATGCTATCGCAGTGCCGAAAAACTTTTACTTGAAGAAAATGCTTCTGTAGTTATCGCTTACATTGGACATCGGATGGCTCAATTACTGCGTCCTCTTTTTCTTGCCGCAAATAAAATATTAATAGTTTTAGATGCTGGAGCAAATCTACCTCATGAATGGCCAGCTTGCCCTAATATTTTTTATCATTCACTTCATAATGCCTTGGGAGCTTCTCTTGCTGCAAAAAAAGCTATAAATGATGGTTACAAATCTGCAGGCATGATCACTGGATATTATGATGGCGGTTATTTACATACCTATAGTATATCAAAAAGTTTTGAAGAAAATGGCGGAAAAATTTTTTTCAATCATGCAACAGGCTATAAGACTGAAGATTTTACGATAGAGCCCCTTAAGTATCATTTGAAACAATTTCCCGATTGTGCATTATTGAGTTTATTCAGTGGAGATTATGTACAATGGTATTTTGAAGGCATAAAAAAATCATTCACCGAACAAAATCTTCCTGTTTATTTACCTCCATTCGGTTTTGAAGAAATGACGCTGGCAGATGCTGAATATCCTGGTGACAATATAAAGGGTATTGCAGCATGGTCAAAAAATATAAAATCTGAGGAAAACAAAATATTCACAGATGCTATTACTTCTGCAGGAAGAACACCTAATTTGTTTTCATTATTAAGCTGGGAAAGTGCTGTTATTGCAGTAAAAATTTCAGATTTAATACAAGAAAGAAATACTATACAAAAAATAGCTGCTGAATTACATTCATTTACATTCGAAAGTCCAAGAGGAAGGATTTATTTTGACTCAAAAACCAATACTTCTATTTCTCCTCTATATAATGCAGTCCTAATTTCTAATGATAAAGGAAAATGTGAAATAAAATTAGAAAGTGCTGCAAATGATATATTTGAACATTTTGAAAAATTAACCAATCAAGATCTTAATAATTCAACATCTGCATGGTATAATAGCTATGCCTGTATTTAA
- a CDS encoding beta strand repeat-containing protein translates to MKKNFTLIFIFLLSLFWIEGSAQTQIWSDTFEDTGAPSSGVRTSSYNTGGPSSPYSYYFLRTDGTNIQLQAASAPETTNSYQNKEGTKFWAGEDIDKVGTGVNNAADKVQNITWTGINIAGKTGLSFKGLFAANSGHDWQNITDFPTSYDFLEIEYRIDGGSWTLLGGIYPEQAPTNGFTQKRLRVDTDGNKLGDGAVLSRTFQDIEWNITGAGALLDLRFRVSADATGTQEFAIDNFRIIEAPTVVLPTVTTTAAIGIGALKATLGGNVSADGGAPVTERGIVWATTSNPTTSNNKIINGTGTGIFSAVIPSLPPGTLVHFRAYAINSAGTNYGSDLTFTTNGALSATTAQTNIACNGGATGVASVTASSGVAPYTYSWSPSGGTAATATGLIAGNYTITITDGELTQITKNFTITQPTAITTSGSQINVSCNGGTNGTASVIASGGAGGYTYSWSPSGGTAATATGLAPGNYTVTITDANACTATRNFTITQPTAITTTGSQTNVSCNGGTNGTASVIASGGAGAYTYSWSPSGGTAATATGLAPGNYTVTITDANACTATRNFTITQPTAITTTGSQTNVSCNGGTNGTASVIASGGAGAYTYSWSPSGGTAATATGLAPGNYTVTITDANACTATRNFTITQPTAITTTGSQTNVSCNGGTNGTASVTASGGAGAYTYSWSPSGGTASTATGLAPGNYTVTITDANACTATRNFTITQPTAITTTGSQTNVSCNGGTNGTASVTASGGAGAYTYSWSPSGGTAATATGLAPGNYTVTITDANACTATRNFTITQPTAITTTGSQTNVSCNGGTNGTASVIASGGAGAYTYSWSPSGGTAATATGLAPGNYTVTITDANACTATRNFTITQPTAITTTGSQTNVSCNGGTNGTASVIASGGAGAYTYSWSPSGGTAATATGLAPGNYTVTITDANACTATRNFTITQPTAITTTGSQTNVSCNGGTNGTASVTASGGAGAYTYSWSPSGGTAATATGLAPGNYTVTITDANACTATRNFTITQPTAITTTGSQTNVSCNGGTNGTASVTASGGAGAYTYSWSPLGGTAATATGLAPGNYTVTITDANACTATRNFTITQPTAITTTGSQTNVSCNGGTNGTASVIASGGAGGYTYSWSPSGGTAATATGLAPGNYTVTITDANACTATRNFTITQPTAITTTGSQTNVSCNGGTNGTASVIASGGAGGYTYSWSPSGGTAATATGLAPGNYTVTITDANACTATRNFTITHPTAITATTSQTNVSCNGGSNGSASVTASGGTGTYTYSWSPLGGTAATATGLAPGNYTVTITDANACTATRNFTITQPAALDSTTTLVGATITANQSAATYQWIQCPATVLVGENGQSFTPTAIGSYAVVVTIGTCSVTSACVLVSSLSNPNVEEKSKFVIYPNPNNGIVNIQTDHDADLNITDQLGQTIKTAKVTSDTINTINLENQSDGVYFITEKKGSKLITHKLILKK, encoded by the coding sequence ATGAAAAAAAACTTTACTTTAATTTTTATATTTCTCCTCTCTCTCTTTTGGATAGAAGGAAGTGCTCAGACACAAATTTGGAGTGATACTTTTGAAGATACGGGAGCTCCAAGCTCAGGAGTTCGAACTTCATCATACAATACAGGAGGACCATCAAGCCCCTATTCTTATTATTTTTTAAGAACAGATGGTACTAATATACAATTACAAGCTGCATCGGCTCCTGAAACAACTAATTCATATCAAAATAAAGAAGGCACAAAGTTTTGGGCTGGAGAAGATATAGACAAAGTTGGTACCGGAGTTAATAATGCAGCTGATAAAGTTCAAAATATTACCTGGACTGGAATCAATATAGCTGGAAAAACAGGATTGTCATTTAAAGGTTTATTTGCTGCAAATAGTGGACATGACTGGCAAAATATAACAGATTTTCCTACTTCATATGACTTTTTAGAAATTGAATATAGGATTGATGGCGGTTCATGGACATTATTAGGAGGAATATATCCTGAACAAGCCCCTACTAACGGATTTACACAAAAACGACTAAGAGTAGACACAGATGGAAATAAATTAGGGGATGGTGCAGTTTTGTCAAGAACTTTTCAAGATATTGAATGGAACATTACTGGAGCTGGAGCTTTATTAGATCTTCGTTTCCGCGTAAGTGCTGATGCCACTGGAACTCAAGAATTTGCTATAGACAATTTTCGCATTATAGAAGCACCTACAGTCGTACTGCCAACAGTGACTACAACTGCAGCGATTGGAATAGGGGCTTTAAAAGCAACATTGGGAGGAAATGTTAGTGCTGATGGAGGTGCTCCTGTAACAGAAAGAGGAATTGTTTGGGCAACAACCAGCAATCCTACAACTTCAAATAACAAAATTATAAACGGAACTGGAACAGGAATTTTTAGTGCAGTTATTCCTTCATTGCCTCCAGGAACACTTGTACATTTTAGAGCATATGCCATTAATTCCGCAGGAACAAATTATGGTTCAGATTTAACATTTACTACGAATGGCGCTTTATCAGCGACTACAGCTCAAACAAATATTGCCTGTAATGGAGGGGCTACTGGAGTCGCAAGCGTAACAGCCTCTAGTGGAGTGGCACCTTATACCTATTCCTGGTCACCTTCAGGAGGAACAGCTGCTACAGCAACTGGTCTTATTGCAGGAAACTATACTATAACAATAACAGATGGCGAATTAACACAAATTACAAAGAACTTTACCATTACACAACCAACAGCAATAACCACATCAGGGTCACAAATCAATGTATCATGCAACGGAGGAACTAACGGAACTGCTTCTGTAATTGCTTCAGGTGGTGCTGGTGGATATACCTATTCATGGTCACCTTCAGGTGGAACAGCTGCTACAGCAACCGGACTTGCACCAGGAAACTATACCGTAACCATAACGGATGCTAATGCATGTACGGCAACACGCAACTTTACAATTACACAACCAACGGCAATCACTACAACTGGGTCTCAGACCAATGTATCATGCAACGGAGGAACTAACGGAACTGCTTCTGTAATTGCTTCAGGTGGAGCTGGTGCATATACCTATTCATGGTCACCTTCAGGTGGAACAGCTGCTACAGCAACCGGACTTGCACCAGGAAACTATACCGTAACCATAACGGATGCTAATGCATGTACGGCAACACGCAACTTTACAATTACACAACCAACGGCAATCACTACAACTGGGTCTCAGACCAATGTATCATGCAACGGAGGAACTAACGGAACTGCTTCTGTAATTGCTTCAGGTGGAGCTGGTGCATATACCTATTCATGGTCACCTTCAGGTGGAACAGCTGCTACAGCAACCGGACTTGCACCAGGAAACTATACCGTAACAATAACGGATGCTAATGCATGTACTGCAACACGCAACTTTACAATTACACAGCCAACGGCAATCACTACAACTGGGTCTCAGACCAATGTATCATGTAACGGAGGAACTAACGGAACTGCTTCTGTAACTGCTTCAGGTGGAGCTGGTGCATATACCTATTCATGGTCACCTTCAGGTGGAACAGCTTCTACAGCAACCGGACTTGCACCAGGAAACTATACCGTAACCATAACGGATGCTAATGCATGTACGGCAACACGCAACTTTACAATTACACAACCAACGGCAATCACTACAACTGGGTCTCAGACCAATGTATCATGTAACGGAGGAACTAACGGAACTGCTTCTGTAACTGCTTCAGGTGGAGCTGGTGCATATACCTATTCATGGTCACCTTCAGGAGGAACAGCTGCTACAGCAACCGGACTTGCACCAGGAAACTATACCGTAACAATAACGGATGCTAATGCATGTACGGCAACACGCAACTTTACAATTACACAACCAACGGCAATCACTACAACTGGGTCTCAGACCAATGTATCATGTAACGGAGGAACTAACGGAACTGCTTCTGTAATTGCTTCAGGTGGTGCTGGTGCATATACCTATTCATGGTCACCTTCAGGTGGAACAGCTGCTACAGCAACCGGACTTGCACCAGGAAACTATACCGTAACAATAACGGATGCTAATGCATGTACTGCAACACGCAACTTTACAATTACACAGCCAACGGCAATCACTACAACTGGGTCTCAGACCAATGTATCATGCAACGGAGGAACTAACGGAACTGCTTCTGTAATTGCTTCAGGTGGTGCTGGTGCATATACCTATTCCTGGTCACCTTCAGGTGGAACAGCTGCTACAGCAACTGGACTTGCACCAGGAAACTATACCGTAACAATAACGGATGCTAATGCATGTACTGCAACACGCAACTTTACAATTACACAGCCAACGGCAATCACTACAACTGGGTCTCAGACCAATGTATCATGTAACGGAGGAACTAACGGAACTGCTTCTGTAACTGCTTCAGGTGGAGCTGGTGCATATACCTATTCATGGTCACCTTCAGGTGGAACAGCTGCTACAGCAACCGGACTTGCACCAGGAAACTATACCGTAACAATAACGGATGCTAATGCATGTACTGCAACACGCAACTTTACAATTACACAGCCAACGGCAATCACTACAACTGGGTCTCAGACCAATGTATCATGCAACGGAGGAACTAACGGAACTGCTTCTGTAACTGCTTCAGGTGGAGCTGGTGCATATACCTATTCATGGTCACCTTTAGGAGGAACAGCTGCTACAGCAACCGGACTTGCACCAGGAAACTATACCGTAACCATAACGGATGCTAATGCATGTACGGCAACACGCAACTTTACAATTACACAACCAACGGCAATCACTACAACTGGGTCTCAGACCAATGTATCATGCAACGGAGGAACTAACGGAACTGCTTCTGTAATTGCTTCAGGTGGTGCTGGTGGATATACCTATTCATGGTCACCTTCAGGAGGAACAGCTGCTACAGCAACCGGACTTGCACCAGGAAACTATACCGTAACAATAACGGATGCTAATGCATGTACTGCAACACGCAACTTTACAATTACACAGCCAACGGCAATCACTACAACTGGGTCTCAGACCAATGTATCATGTAACGGAGGAACTAACGGAACTGCTTCTGTAATTGCTTCAGGTGGTGCTGGTGGATATACCTATTCCTGGTCACCTTCAGGTGGAACAGCTGCTACAGCAACCGGACTTGCACCAGGAAACTATACCGTAACCATAACGGATGCTAATGCATGTACGGCAACACGCAACTTTACAATTACACATCCTACAGCTATTACAGCAACTACTTCACAAACCAATGTGTCATGTAATGGTGGATCGAACGGTTCGGCTTCTGTAACTGCTTCAGGTGGTACTGGTACATATACCTATTCATGGTCTCCTTTAGGAGGAACAGCTGCTACAGCAACCGGACTTGCCCCAGGAAACTATACCGTAACCATAACAGATGCTAATGCATGTACGGCAACACGAAATTTTACAATTACACAGCCGGCAGCTTTAGATTCTACAACTACACTTGTTGGAGCAACTATAACTGCTAATCAGTCAGCTGCCACATACCAGTGGATTCAATGTCCTGCTACAGTATTAGTTGGTGAGAATGGACAATCATTCACTCCAACTGCCATAGGTTCATATGCAGTTGTTGTAACTATAGGAACTTGCAGTGTTACATCAGCATGTGTACTTGTAAGCAGTTTATCTAATCCTAATGTTGAAGAAAAATCTAAATTTGTAATATATCCAAATCCAAACAATGGTATTGTAAACATACAAACTGATCACGATGCTGATTTAAATATTACAGATCAATTAGGACAAACTATTAAAACAGCAAAAGTTACATCTGATACAATTAACACCATTAACCTTGAAAATCAATCTGATGGAGTTTATTTTATTACAGAAAAGAAAGGCAGTAAATTAATTACTCATAAATTGATTCTGAAAAAATAA
- a CDS encoding acetyl-CoA carboxylase carboxyltransferase subunit alpha has translation MEYLDFELPIKELEEQLEKCVIIGKESDVDVTPTCKEINKKLEQTKKEIYKNLTAWQRVQLSRHPNRPYTLDYIRAICGDTFLELHGDRGFKDDKAMVGGLGKINGQSFMIVGQQKGFNTKTRQYRNFGMANPEGYRKALRLMKMAEKFGIPVLTLVDTPGAYPGLEAEERGQGEAIARNIFEMVRLKVPIITIIVGEGASGGALGIGVGDRVYMLENTWYSVISPESCSSILWKSWEYKERAAEALKLTSSDMKKQKLVDDVIPEPLGGAHYDRETTFKTVAEYITKGYNELKDLSTADLIAQRMDKYSNMGEYKE, from the coding sequence ATGGAATATTTAGATTTTGAGCTTCCAATCAAAGAACTTGAAGAACAGCTGGAAAAGTGTGTTATAATTGGAAAAGAATCTGATGTTGATGTAACACCTACCTGTAAGGAAATCAACAAAAAATTAGAGCAAACTAAAAAAGAAATATATAAAAATCTTACCGCCTGGCAGCGTGTACAATTGTCAAGGCATCCAAACAGACCTTATACTTTAGATTATATCAGAGCAATCTGCGGAGATACATTCTTAGAACTTCACGGAGATCGTGGGTTTAAAGATGATAAAGCAATGGTTGGCGGATTAGGAAAAATAAACGGTCAGTCGTTTATGATTGTGGGCCAGCAAAAAGGTTTTAATACAAAAACGCGTCAGTACCGTAATTTTGGTATGGCAAATCCCGAAGGATACCGCAAGGCTTTACGTTTGATGAAAATGGCAGAGAAATTTGGAATTCCGGTTTTAACTTTGGTTGACACCCCGGGCGCATATCCTGGACTTGAAGCAGAAGAAAGAGGACAGGGAGAAGCTATAGCCAGAAATATTTTTGAAATGGTTCGTCTGAAAGTGCCAATTATTACAATTATTGTTGGAGAGGGTGCTTCCGGAGGAGCTTTAGGAATAGGTGTTGGAGACAGGGTTTATATGTTAGAGAATACTTGGTATTCTGTGATTTCTCCTGAATCATGTTCTTCAATTTTATGGAAAAGCTGGGAGTATAAAGAGCGTGCGGCAGAAGCTTTGAAGTTAACTTCATCTGATATGAAAAAGCAAAAATTAGTGGATGATGTTATTCCGGAACCACTTGGCGGGGCACATTACGACAGGGAAACTACTTTTAAAACTGTAGCAGAATATATTACAAAAGGATATAATGAACTGAAAGATTTATCAACAGCCGATTTAATTGCCCAGAGAATGGACAAATACAGTAATATGGGCGAGTATAAAGAATAA